From one Trifolium pratense cultivar HEN17-A07 linkage group LG1, ARS_RC_1.1, whole genome shotgun sequence genomic stretch:
- the LOC123904252 gene encoding delta(14)-sterol reductase-like, whose protein sequence is MDLSFLIHALIPSWNSVSLLAGFFTYLAIVGSILPGKLVPGVLLSDSTRLHYHCNGLLSLFLLVGLLWISAKMEFVSLTAIADRGLELLSTTFIFSFLVALVLYFSGCKSKSKGSSLKPHITGNLIHDWWFGIQLNPQFMSIDLKFFFVRAGMMGWLLINLSVLAKSIQDGTLSKSMILFQLFCALYILDYFVHEEYMTSTWDIIAERLGFMLVFGDLVWIPFTFSIQGWWLLKNKVELTTAAVVANCFVFLIGYMVFRGANKQKHDFKKNPKAPIWGKPPKVIGGKLLASGYWGVARHCNYLGDLLLALSFSLPCGISSPVPYFYPIYLLILLIWRERRDEARCAEKYRDIWLEYRKLVPWRILPYVY, encoded by the exons ATGGATCTGAGTTTTCTCATTCACGCTCTCATTCCTTCTTGGAACTCT GTTTCTTTACTCGCAGGATTCTTCACTTATTTGGCCATTGTTGGATCCATTCTCCCTGGAAAACTTGTTCCTGGTGTTCTTCTTTCTGATTCAACTCGTCTTCACTATCACTGCAATG gtcTACTTTCGCTTTTTCTGTTGGTTGGACTTCTTTGGATCAGTGCCAAGATGGAATTTGTATCTCTTACT GCTATAGCAGATAGAGGACTTGAGCTGCTGTCTACAACTTTTATCTTCAGTTTTCTT GTGGCCCTGGTACTCTATTTTTCCGGTTGCAAGTCAAAGAGTAAAGGTTCATCGCTAAAACCTCATATCACTGGAAACCTGATACATGATTG gTGGTTTGGAATACAATTAAATCCTCAGTTCATGAGTATTGACCTCAA ATTTTTCTTTGTTAGAGCTGGAATGATGGGGTGGCTACTTATCAATCTATCAGTTCTTGCTAAGAGCATTCAAGATGGTACTTTGAGCAAGTCAATGATTCTCTTCCAGCTATTCTGTGCA CTATACATCCTGGACTACTTTGTACACGAAGAGTACATGACATCCAC ATGGGACATAATTGCAGAGAGATTAGGCTTCATGTTGGTCTTTGGAGATTTAGTGTGGATTCCTTTTACTTTTAGCATACAG GGCTGGTGGCTTTTGAAGAACAAAGTTGAGTTAACAACGGCTGCAGTTGTAGCTAATTGCTTTGTCTTCCTTATTGG ATACATGGTATTTCGAGGAGCAAACAAGCAAAAACATGATTTCAAGAAGAATCCAAAGGCTCCTATTTGGGGTAAACCTCCAAAAGTCATTGGAGGCAAGCTACTTGCTTCTGGTTATTG GGGTGTTGCTAGACACTGTAATTACCTAGGGGACTTGCTGCTTGCTCTCTCTTTTAGCTTACCTTGTGGCATCAG TTCACCGGTTCCATACTTCTATCCAATTTATCTTCTCATTCTGTTAATCTGGAGAGAAAGAAGAGATGAAGCTCGTTGTGCAGAGAAGTATAGAGATATATGGTTAGAGTATCGTAAACTTGTTCCATGGAGAATTTTGCCGTATGTTTATTAG
- the LOC123895674 gene encoding uncharacterized protein LOC123895674 has protein sequence MDPCNGIFCLIGSPNALIPSLRQFLPLPKSHHRESPGDMNDFNEHYGFGFDPNTNDYKLIVLRDFVLDDSDESGNEGDYVLAFDMVNELFRKIKVPKVVYSLHDCSKTLVPFNESRGLDNWFHFDVWVMKDYFNEGSWILQYSVGPVPVAYYLVGFYGSDQFLWRDDNERLVLYEAVNDNTR, from the exons ATGGATCCTTGTAATGGAATATTCTGTCTTATAGGATCTCCAAATGCATTGATCCCTTCTTTAAGACAGTTTCTACCTTTGCCTAAATCCCATCATAGAGAGTCTCCTGGTGATATGAATGATTTCAATGAACAttatggttttggttttgaCCCTAACACTAATGATTATAAACTTATTGTGCTTAGAGATTTTGTGTTAGATGATTCAGATGAA TCTGGTAACGAAGGAGATTATGTTCTAGCATTTGACATGGTTAATGAGTTGTTTAGAAAGATTAAAGTGCCTAAAGTAGTGTATTCTTTACATGATTGTTCTAAAACTTTGGTACCGTTTAATGAATCTAGGGGATTAGATAATTGGTTTCACTTTGATGTTTGGGTTATGAAAGATTATTTCAATGAAGGGTCATGGATTTTGCAATATAGTGTTGGACCTGTGCCGGTGGCTTACTATCTCGTTGGATTTTATGGGAGCGATCAGTTTCTTTGGAGAGATGACAACGAGAGGTTGGTGTTGTACGAAGCTGTGAACGATAATACAAGATAA
- the LOC123904259 gene encoding glucomannan 4-beta-mannosyltransferase 9-like isoform X1 gives MDFIEKVYMAIVICFVKLCGRKPEKRYKWETIKDDVELGNSNYPMVLVQIPMYNEREVYRLSIGAACGLSWPSDRIIIQILDDSTDSAIMELVEMECRIWESKGVNIKYEVRDNRNGYKAGALKEGMKHSYVTQCDYVAIFDADFQPEPDFLYQTIPFLVNNPEIGLVQARWTFVNADECMMTRMQQMSLNYHFKVEQEVGSSTYAFFGFNGTAGVWRISALNEAGGWKDRTTVEDMDLSVRASLKGWKFVFLSKIQVKSELPSTLKAYRYQQHRWSCGPANLFRKVVMEIFTNQKVSLWTKLHIVYSFFFVRKIVVHINTFVFYCIVLPATVMVPEVVVPKWSCVYIPCIMTLLKAVGTPRSLPLLVFWVLFENTMSLHRTKATIIGLLETSRVNEWIVTEKLGDALLKDKIGVLTSLCLCPIIRIDMTELIVGFYLLFCGCYDFMYGKSYFFIFLYLQAITFFILAFGYVGTFVPKS, from the exons ATggattttattgaaaaagtttACATGGCAATTGTGATTTGTTTTGTGAAGTTGTGTGGTAGAAAACCAGAGAAACGTTATAAATGGGAGACTATTAAGGATGATGTTGAATTGGGTAACTCCAATTATCCAATGGTTCTTGTCCAAATTCCAATGTACAATGAAAGAGAG GTTTATCGGCTATCAATTGGTGCTGCATGTGGACTCTCTTGGCCTTCTGATAGAATCATCATACAAATTCTTGATGATTCAACTGACTCAGCAATCATG gagTTGGTGGAGATGGAATGCCGTATATGGGAAAGCAAAGGTGTTAACATAAAGTATGAAGTTAGGGACAACAGAAATGGGTACAAAGCAGGAGCTCTAAAAGAGGGGATGAAGCATAGCTATGTCACACAATGTGATTATGTTGCCATCTTTGATGCTGATTTTCAACCTGAACCTGATTTTCTCTATCAAACCATCCCTTTCCTTGTCAATAATCCTGAAATTGGTCTTGTTCAAGCTCGTTGGACATTtg tGAACGCGGATGAATGTATGATGACTAGGATGCAACAAATGTCACTTAATTACCATTTTAAAGTGGAACAAGAAGTGGGGTCTTCCACTTACGCCTTCTTTGGCTTCAACG GAACTGCGGGTGTGTGGAGAATTTCGGCGTTGAATGAAGCTGGTGGGTGGAAAGATAGGACCACGGTTGAAGATATGGATTTATCCGTACGTGCTAGTCTCAAAGGATGGAAATTTGTATTCCTCTCTAAAATACAG GTTAAAAGTGAACTACCGAGTACTTTAAAGGCCTATAGATACCAACAACACAGATGGTCATGTGGGCCAGCCAATCTTTTCAGGAAAGTGGTGATGGAAATTTTCACAAACCAG AAAGTGTCTTTGTGGACGAAGTTACATATTGTTTACAGTTTTTTCTTTGTTCGAAAGATTGTGGTCCACATAAATACATTTGTGTTCTATTGTATTGTGTTACCTGCAACTGTTATGGTGCCTGAGGTTGTAGTCCCTAAATGGAGTTGTGTTTATATCCCATGCATCATGACACTTCTCAAAGCTGTTGGAACTCCAAG GTCATTACCTTTACTTGTATTTTGGGTTCTCTTTGAAAATACCATGTCTCTACATCGAACAAAGGCAACAATTATAGGTCTATTAGAGACAAGTAGAGTGAATGAATGGATTGTCACTGAAAAACTTGGAGATGCACTTCTTAAGGATAAAATTGGTG TACTTACCTCGTTGTGTTTGTGTCCAATAATTAGGATTGACATGACAGAACTTATAGTTGGATTCTACCTCCTATTTTGTGGATGCTATGATTTTATGTATGGGAAAAGCTACTTCTTCATATTCCTATACTTGCAAGCGATTACTTTCTTCATCCTGGCATTTGGATATGTTGGCACTTTTGTTCCCAAATCCTAG
- the LOC123904259 gene encoding glucomannan 4-beta-mannosyltransferase 9-like isoform X3, which yields MLCMDFIEKVYMAIVICFVKLCGRKPEKRYKWETIKDDVELGNSNYPMVLVQIPMYNEREVYRLSIGAACGLSWPSDRIIIQILDDSTDSAIMELVEMECRIWESKGVNIKYEVRDNRNGYKAGALKEGMKHSYVTQCDYVAIFDADFQPEPDFLYQTIPFLVNNPEIGLVQARWTFVNADECMMTRMQQMSLNYHFKVEQEVGSSTYAFFGFNGTAGVWRISALNEAGGWKDRTTVEDMDLSVRASLKGWKFVFLSKIQVKSELPSTLKAYRYQQHRWSCGPANLFRKVVMEIFTNQKVSLWTKLHIVYSFFFVRKIVVHINTFVFYCIVLPATVMVPEVVVPKWSCVYIPCIMTLLKAVGTPRSLPLLVFWVLFENTMSLHRTKATIIGLLETSRVNEWIVTEKLGDALLKDKIGGTKVFKKIDMTELIVGFYLLFCGCYDFMYGKSYFFIFLYLQAITFFILAFGYVGTFVPKS from the exons ATGTTATGTATggattttattgaaaaagtttACATGGCAATTGTGATTTGTTTTGTGAAGTTGTGTGGTAGAAAACCAGAGAAACGTTATAAATGGGAGACTATTAAGGATGATGTTGAATTGGGTAACTCCAATTATCCAATGGTTCTTGTCCAAATTCCAATGTACAATGAAAGAGAG GTTTATCGGCTATCAATTGGTGCTGCATGTGGACTCTCTTGGCCTTCTGATAGAATCATCATACAAATTCTTGATGATTCAACTGACTCAGCAATCATG gagTTGGTGGAGATGGAATGCCGTATATGGGAAAGCAAAGGTGTTAACATAAAGTATGAAGTTAGGGACAACAGAAATGGGTACAAAGCAGGAGCTCTAAAAGAGGGGATGAAGCATAGCTATGTCACACAATGTGATTATGTTGCCATCTTTGATGCTGATTTTCAACCTGAACCTGATTTTCTCTATCAAACCATCCCTTTCCTTGTCAATAATCCTGAAATTGGTCTTGTTCAAGCTCGTTGGACATTtg tGAACGCGGATGAATGTATGATGACTAGGATGCAACAAATGTCACTTAATTACCATTTTAAAGTGGAACAAGAAGTGGGGTCTTCCACTTACGCCTTCTTTGGCTTCAACG GAACTGCGGGTGTGTGGAGAATTTCGGCGTTGAATGAAGCTGGTGGGTGGAAAGATAGGACCACGGTTGAAGATATGGATTTATCCGTACGTGCTAGTCTCAAAGGATGGAAATTTGTATTCCTCTCTAAAATACAG GTTAAAAGTGAACTACCGAGTACTTTAAAGGCCTATAGATACCAACAACACAGATGGTCATGTGGGCCAGCCAATCTTTTCAGGAAAGTGGTGATGGAAATTTTCACAAACCAG AAAGTGTCTTTGTGGACGAAGTTACATATTGTTTACAGTTTTTTCTTTGTTCGAAAGATTGTGGTCCACATAAATACATTTGTGTTCTATTGTATTGTGTTACCTGCAACTGTTATGGTGCCTGAGGTTGTAGTCCCTAAATGGAGTTGTGTTTATATCCCATGCATCATGACACTTCTCAAAGCTGTTGGAACTCCAAG GTCATTACCTTTACTTGTATTTTGGGTTCTCTTTGAAAATACCATGTCTCTACATCGAACAAAGGCAACAATTATAGGTCTATTAGAGACAAGTAGAGTGAATGAATGGATTGTCACTGAAAAACTTGGAGATGCACTTCTTAAGGATAAAATTGGTGGTACTAAAGTATTCAAAAA GATTGACATGACAGAACTTATAGTTGGATTCTACCTCCTATTTTGTGGATGCTATGATTTTATGTATGGGAAAAGCTACTTCTTCATATTCCTATACTTGCAAGCGATTACTTTCTTCATCCTGGCATTTGGATATGTTGGCACTTTTGTTCCCAAATCCTAG
- the LOC123904259 gene encoding glucomannan 4-beta-mannosyltransferase 9-like isoform X2 — MLCMDFIEKVYMAIVICFVKLCGRKPEKRYKWETIKDDVELGNSNYPMVLVQIPMYNEREVYRLSIGAACGLSWPSDRIIIQILDDSTDSAIMELVEMECRIWESKGVNIKYEVRDNRNGYKAGALKEGMKHSYVTQCDYVAIFDADFQPEPDFLYQTIPFLVNNPEIGLVQARWTFVNADECMMTRMQQMSLNYHFKVEQEVGSSTYAFFGFNGTAGVWRISALNEAGGWKDRTTVEDMDLSVRASLKGWKFVFLSKIQVKSELPSTLKAYRYQQHRWSCGPANLFRKVVMEIFTNQKVSLWTKLHIVYSFFFVRKIVVHINTFVFYCIVLPATVMVPEVVVPKWSCVYIPCIMTLLKAVGTPRSLPLLVFWVLFENTMSLHRTKATIIGLLETSRVNEWIVTEKLGDALLKDKIGGTKVFKKYRFSIGDRIDMTELIVGFYLLFCGCYDFMYGKSYFFIFLYLQAITFFILAFGYVGTFVPKS, encoded by the exons ATGTTATGTATggattttattgaaaaagtttACATGGCAATTGTGATTTGTTTTGTGAAGTTGTGTGGTAGAAAACCAGAGAAACGTTATAAATGGGAGACTATTAAGGATGATGTTGAATTGGGTAACTCCAATTATCCAATGGTTCTTGTCCAAATTCCAATGTACAATGAAAGAGAG GTTTATCGGCTATCAATTGGTGCTGCATGTGGACTCTCTTGGCCTTCTGATAGAATCATCATACAAATTCTTGATGATTCAACTGACTCAGCAATCATG gagTTGGTGGAGATGGAATGCCGTATATGGGAAAGCAAAGGTGTTAACATAAAGTATGAAGTTAGGGACAACAGAAATGGGTACAAAGCAGGAGCTCTAAAAGAGGGGATGAAGCATAGCTATGTCACACAATGTGATTATGTTGCCATCTTTGATGCTGATTTTCAACCTGAACCTGATTTTCTCTATCAAACCATCCCTTTCCTTGTCAATAATCCTGAAATTGGTCTTGTTCAAGCTCGTTGGACATTtg tGAACGCGGATGAATGTATGATGACTAGGATGCAACAAATGTCACTTAATTACCATTTTAAAGTGGAACAAGAAGTGGGGTCTTCCACTTACGCCTTCTTTGGCTTCAACG GAACTGCGGGTGTGTGGAGAATTTCGGCGTTGAATGAAGCTGGTGGGTGGAAAGATAGGACCACGGTTGAAGATATGGATTTATCCGTACGTGCTAGTCTCAAAGGATGGAAATTTGTATTCCTCTCTAAAATACAG GTTAAAAGTGAACTACCGAGTACTTTAAAGGCCTATAGATACCAACAACACAGATGGTCATGTGGGCCAGCCAATCTTTTCAGGAAAGTGGTGATGGAAATTTTCACAAACCAG AAAGTGTCTTTGTGGACGAAGTTACATATTGTTTACAGTTTTTTCTTTGTTCGAAAGATTGTGGTCCACATAAATACATTTGTGTTCTATTGTATTGTGTTACCTGCAACTGTTATGGTGCCTGAGGTTGTAGTCCCTAAATGGAGTTGTGTTTATATCCCATGCATCATGACACTTCTCAAAGCTGTTGGAACTCCAAG GTCATTACCTTTACTTGTATTTTGGGTTCTCTTTGAAAATACCATGTCTCTACATCGAACAAAGGCAACAATTATAGGTCTATTAGAGACAAGTAGAGTGAATGAATGGATTGTCACTGAAAAACTTGGAGATGCACTTCTTAAGGATAAAATTGGTGGTACTAAAGTATTCAAAAAGTATCGATTTAGCATTGGAGACAG GATTGACATGACAGAACTTATAGTTGGATTCTACCTCCTATTTTGTGGATGCTATGATTTTATGTATGGGAAAAGCTACTTCTTCATATTCCTATACTTGCAAGCGATTACTTTCTTCATCCTGGCATTTGGATATGTTGGCACTTTTGTTCCCAAATCCTAG
- the LOC123910511 gene encoding glucomannan 4-beta-mannosyltransferase 9-like, which yields MEAFQVVIGGVGMQIEFVWKHMREALVVPILKIAVFLCICMLLMDFVEKVYMAIVISFVKLCGRKPEKRYKWETIKDDDVELGNSNYPMVLVQIPMYNEREVYKLSIGAACGLSWPSDRIIIQILDDSTDQAIQELVQVECHIWESKGINIKYEVRDNRNGYKAGALKEGMKHSYVMQCDYVVIFDADFQPEPDFLCQTIPFLINNPEIGLVQGRWKFVNANECLMTRMQQMSLDYHFKVEQEVGSSTYAFFGFNGTAGVWRISALNEAGGWKDRTTVEDMDLAVRASLKGWKFLYLANLQVKSELPSTLKAYRYQQHRWSCGPANLFRKVVMEIFTNKKVSLWTKLHIVYSFFFVRKIVVHINTFVFYCIVLPATVMVPEVVIPKWICVYIPCIVTLLKAVGTPRSIFMLFFLSFFCLNICLVPRSHISKLCFGWSNIFQ from the exons ATGGAGGCATTTCAAGTAGTAATTGGAGGAGTTGGTATGCAAATTGAGTTTGTTTGGAAGCATATGAGAGAAGCTTTGGTTGTACCAATACTGAAAATTGCAGTGTTTTTGTGCATATGCATGTTATTGATGGAttttgttgaaaaagtttatatgGCAATTGTGATTAGTTTTGTGAAGTTGTGTGGTAGAAAACCAGAGAAACGTTATAAATGGGAGACTATTAAGGATGATGATGTTGAATTGGGTAACTCTAATTATCCAATGGTTCTTGTCCAAATTCCAATGTACAATGAAAGAGAG GTTTATAAGCTATCCATTGGTGCTGCATGTGGACTCTCTTGGCCTTCTGATAGAATCATCATACAAATTCTTGATGACTCAACTGACCAAGCAATTCAG GAGTTGGTGCAGGTGGAATGCCATATATGGGAAAGCAAAGGTATTAATATAAAGTATGAAGTTAGGGACAACAGAAATGGGTACAAAGCAGGAGCTTTAAAAGAGGGAATGAAGCATAGCTATGTCATGCAATGTGATTATGTTGTTATCTTTGACGCTGATTTTCAACCTGAACCTGATTTTCTCTGTCAAACCATCCCTTTTCTTATCAATAATCCTGAAATTGGTCTCGTTCAGGGTCGCTGGAAATTTG tgAATGCGAATGAATGTTTGATGACGAGGATGCAACAAATGTCACTTGATTACCATTTTAAGGTGGAACAAGAAGTTGGATCTTCCACTTATGCCTTCTTTGGCTTCAATG GGACTGCGGGTGTGTGGAGAATTTCAGCGTTGAATGAAGCTGGTGGGTGGAAAGATAGGACTACAGTTGAAGATATGGATTTGGCCGTACGTGCTAGTCTCAAAGGATGGAAATTCTTATATCTTGCTAATCTACAG GTTAAAAGCGAATTGCCAAGTACTTTAAAGGCTTATAGGTACCAACAACACAGATGGTCATGCGGGCCAGCCAATCTTTTCAGGAAAGTGGTTATGGAGATTTTCACAAACAAG AAAGTGTCTTTGTGGACAAAGTTACATATTGTTTACAGTTTTTTCTTTGTTCGGAAGATTGTGGTCCACATAAACACATTTGTGTTCTATTGCATTGTGTTGCCCGCAACTGTTATGGTGCCTGAGGTTGTGATCCCTAAATGGATTTGTGTTTATATCCCTTGCATCGTCACACTTTTAAAAGCCGTTGGAACTCCAAGGTcaatatttatgttatttttcctttcttttttttgccTCAACATATGTTTGGTTCCACGGTCGCACATTTCAAAATTATGTTTTGGTTGGTCAAACATATTTCAATGA